The nucleotide sequence AAAAACCCCCCTAAGGTGCATGGTGAAGAAAAACGTGGGGGACTCACACGTCACTCTCACAAttacagaaatattttattacatatattatataacattaTTAATAGTGGTAACTGTAAAGTTACTGTAAGAAGCTTCATTAcatcatatttaatttatataacaTGACCCGGAGAATCAGGCATGACAATTCAATTCTGTTTCTAGAGGAATGACATAGGTTATTAACAGTCCTCTGTCCTCTTTGGTGCTCCGGTCATTCATTGCAGATACGCGGTAGAGAGTGTACCACATTAATGCATTGTGCATGAGTGAAACGAAAACTCAAGTCCAGACCCAGTTCTGCCGAGACCCTCAGCAGTACGTGTCTGAAAGTGGCTTTTGTTGGTTCCCTTCTAGTGGTATAAGCAGCCCATATGAGCGAAACCGCTTGTACCACCATGAGTATCTCAATCACGTGTAGACGGGTTCTTTACTGCTGAACTTTTAACAACACACTGTGCAGTAAAGTCGACTCTAAAATCATCGTGGTGATACTTAGCGTTGCCGTTTGCTTTACGGCTGCAACCTTCATGCTTTTAAGAGTGTGATGTAAAGAGCCGTTTCCTCAACTTATAAATGCAACAAATATCAGCTCATAAAAGCAGTAGAATGTCAGTGCTAAGCCTCTCCTAGACTGTAACTGTGTATATCTTTTGAGGTTTCTCAGGGGGAGAGCTCAGCCAAGCCTGCTGCTGAGGATATGACCTCAAAAGACTACTACTTTGACTCATACGCCCACTTTGGCATCCACGAGGTAAGAAACCATTTTGCAAAATTTCTAAAGTTCATGTCTTTCTTACCATGTTTTGACTTTTATGCCCTTTGGGGCCTTTTTTCTGACACTATAGGAGATGCTTAAAGATGAGGTTCGGACGCTGACCTACCGCAATTCCATGTTCCACAACAAGCATCTGTTTAAGGACAAAGTGGTGCTGGATGTGGGCAGCGGGACAGGCATCCTCTGCATGTTTGCTGCCAAAGCTGGAGCCAAGAAGGTTATAGGGGTATGTGTTAGGTTAATCAGAAATCATCCATTTGTGTAGTTTTCTAGATTGACTGAACCTAGCAAGTACATCCGAGGTGGAGTGGCCTAAGTAGAGAAggtgtgaatttaaatgtgttttgtcttcATAGATAGAGTGCAGTAGCATCTCAGACTATGCTGTGAAAATCGTCAAGGCCAACAAGATGGATGATGGTGAGTTAATGATCTTTGCTGACAcatgttgggtttctttatatgCGGATCGCGGCCATGAAATTTGTGTTGCCTCCTGACCTACTCTTGTGTATGCAGTTGTGACTATCATCAAGGGGAAAGTGGAAGAGGTGGTGTTGCCCGTGGAAGGAGTCGACATCATCATATCGGAGTGGATGGGTTATTGTCTCTTCTATGAGTCCATGCTCAACACAGTCATTTATGCCAGAGACAAATGGCTGGTACGTATGTTTGTGTATGAGTGTAAGAAGGAAAGAGCTTTGTTTTATGCTCTACTCTCCAATCTCATATTTCCCCTCCCTCACTgttcaacacaaacaagcatGTCTGTTTTTTAGTAAACACACTTGGGAAATCTAGGCATTAATACCTTTTACTTGATCCAATAGTGTTTGCTTATTCTGGTAACCCAATAAGTACACTccaaatttaaattatttcacaCCAGCAACAAATCctttgcattattcaggcgagaagtggagcagctgggtgcagcaggAAGTCAAGTATTAACTCTGCCGCAGAGATCGCATGATCAAACCCCCACTAGCTTGCAGTGCATCCAGCAGGGGAACCCCTGCTGTCAACACATAGAGTTCTCCTGACTTTCTATGGGCATTATGCTTGTGGACAAGGAGGGTCAAGTCTGCAGATAATCTGGAGCATTTTACtgggacatttgcattcacacatgcacctcctctggtgAAAATCTGAAGTTCAGcccatatctgaaagcagctgttgaGTGCCTTTCTTGTTAACTGCATGCTATGTATAGACCTGTTTACAACAGTCTGCACTAGGGCTGCACCTATCAAGATTGTTGTAATGATACATTTTTCGATTGATCTAACGATAAATTTGTATTACTCAAttgatataataatgaatttatcaaaaatatattaaaaaacttgtttcatttatatttatttcgtCATCTGCTCTTGAATACAAGCAAATAtgagtaaacacaaaaaaacaatgtatgCGCTGCAAGACATTATTCCACAACAAAATAGCCCAGTCTGAACTGCCAATCTGCCTTCTACGGTCCCATACCAAGTCTctcaataactaaataaatgaaaaaaagtaaaattcaagtaactttatttaacactgtaAATTCAAGTctataaaaatcattttaaggTAAAATTAGTGCAATTTGAGTAACAGTGAACTTTTGAAAAAGGCATCTTGAAGTAAAGTGcttaattttgaaaaaataacctGCTGAAGTTCTGCGCCTGagtttctttttcacttctCGCCCCTTCACAGAAGCCAGATGGACTAATTTTCCCAGACAGGGCAACACTTTATGTCACTGCCATTGAGGACAGGCAGTACAAGGACTACAAAATCCACTGTAAGTAGTCTTTTCTCCTGACCCAACCTAAGCCTttgagctgcagtgtttccttTAGGTTAGAAGTCCTCTGTGATTCCTTGGTTTGAGCAGAATTACAACTATAGCGGAGCATTGTTTGTTCTAAACATTTGAGTAATTATTCAACCCACAGATAATGACTATTGTTAGGAATGGAAACACAAAGAACGCACAAGGCATAGAatcaacattttgtgttttaatttgactgTTTGTGCTCTGTCAGGGTGGGAGAATGTGTATGGGTTTGACATGTCGTGCATCAAGGAGGTGGCGATTAAGGAACCCTTGGTTGACGTGGTGGACCCGAAGCAGTTGGTCAGCAATGCCTGCCTCATCAAGGTGGGTCAATCAATGATGGATTGAAACTGAACAGGGACCTGTATGACTAAGCTGGTTTTGTGAATATCTAGTCAACTTAAAAGTTTAACTTTTAGCATAATCAGACCTAGGAAACTGCCTCTGATCTTACTTTTGCTGAACAGCTAACCTGCTTCTGTACAGGTTGAGTTTGTGATTACAGATCAAAACCTTTAAACTGTCCAACCACTGACCAATCTAATCACCGGAAAACCAGATGCAAAGATAGGCACGATTGTGTCCGGCACATAGGTTTACAATGAAGTGAAAAGTTAATTTTTTATAGATGAGTGGAGTTGCTTTGCTGTTCCAAACTCTGTCCATATATTAAATACATCAGAGCTGTCATGGCttcatttgactttgatttcTGACAGTGTTGATGCTTTAACTCTCTTTTACAGCAGCTCTGAAAAAAATcgagaataaaagaaacatccGATGTCTTAATCAAAAATTacccataataaacattttagtCTAAATTCCTCATGTCATCACAGTAATTCTCTCCACTGCTTCTCTCTGAAATACAAAACATCAAAGTTGAGAAGCAA is from Paralichthys olivaceus isolate ysfri-2021 chromosome 5, ASM2471397v2, whole genome shotgun sequence and encodes:
- the prmt1 gene encoding protein arginine N-methyltransferase 1 isoform X1, translated to MAALAERMEVSQGESSAKPAAEDMTSKDYYFDSYAHFGIHEEMLKDEVRTLTYRNSMFHNKHLFKDKVVLDVGSGTGILCMFAAKAGAKKVIGIECSSISDYAVKIVKANKMDDVVTIIKGKVEEVVLPVEGVDIIISEWMGYCLFYESMLNTVIYARDKWLKPDGLIFPDRATLYVTAIEDRQYKDYKIHWWENVYGFDMSCIKEVAIKEPLVDVVDPKQLVSNACLIKEVDIYTVKAEDLTFTSPFCLQVKRNDYIHALVTYFNIEFTRCHKRTGFSTSPESPYTHWKQTVFYLDDYLTVKTGEEIFGTISMKPNVKNNRDLDFTVDIDFKGQLCEISKTSEYRMR
- the prmt1 gene encoding protein arginine N-methyltransferase 1 isoform X2 gives rise to the protein MAALAERMEGESSAKPAAEDMTSKDYYFDSYAHFGIHEEMLKDEVRTLTYRNSMFHNKHLFKDKVVLDVGSGTGILCMFAAKAGAKKVIGIECSSISDYAVKIVKANKMDDVVTIIKGKVEEVVLPVEGVDIIISEWMGYCLFYESMLNTVIYARDKWLKPDGLIFPDRATLYVTAIEDRQYKDYKIHWWENVYGFDMSCIKEVAIKEPLVDVVDPKQLVSNACLIKEVDIYTVKAEDLTFTSPFCLQVKRNDYIHALVTYFNIEFTRCHKRTGFSTSPESPYTHWKQTVFYLDDYLTVKTGEEIFGTISMKPNVKNNRDLDFTVDIDFKGQLCEISKTSEYRMR